Proteins from a genomic interval of Antedon mediterranea chromosome 5, ecAntMedi1.1, whole genome shotgun sequence:
- the LOC140050359 gene encoding C2 domain-containing protein 3-like, giving the protein MQDLAKVKVAEMKGSQLLAVPSHKAPTKITPPAKTDAKHQKDDISDLEKPSNEMSTQKKGHSSVGRGQPSRIPVYQGRHVRNDTCGRFQQKSVDEHNEIYVKKLHSGVQNPMQQTPANTQPELMTLHCLLHIPTGSGLTLQGIAPLNHTKAHPKHSSGIGITGFGRDNVTRNTYLVCRMFWSDDVVNSNVCWGTTEPDYEFLQIAPVLVSPSLLERTRNNFMIVEVWDKKTSAENDQLVGIVKLPLHQFYMSYRDPRISTAMLKSKFPVVAVDSSLPVVDPFTGVKYGQLKVLLSLGSQGQISELQRVKLDKESNVPLPDRPDHFLERANVLGTDDSTSGTHMIEHTFEVIVEGIRGFPQFQDTVWGEADCFVQYHFPSLLQQPHTSQLIKHAPPSLKPHRTATTLCIPEPMFHDICRHRLVIPSSIPVQRELLTACAGVGGGAGGIPFEVWCRYYCPNIRDQVLAKATLPLAKLCAMVTMQKRGETSVQSFSLPLRPQLESDENDSEKRAKLHDAGLLDITINYKTSNIKTPAEHGLSKPTGSQVCISVGILRACGLKAAAKSVARHDAGMQYPSDVGVNSYVKAVMSFLSNDEIRVTQSVARNFAPEFAHYVDFPCPLWFSEESEAGGISLAEVLESGDITFQVWHQVPGFKSDLDVKSLDTDVNRPVTARRLFSSSGDILLGSSTIPLKRLLTSKTGVKGWYPLYIPPLGWDNASEAIQSLQHQEQYAPKSASQSPNDRVGGGLEVLISLAHQHDQEKVIHAARSLGWAPDDSMQDMEGWPKQDDHMMMTSQIDINVDVAVFPVICALRAGQTQIDKHAKAYIRYKFYDKAAVLATLSYLDDEDGESLQADMQHSHRFRCHSTEPFIWYLKEERLEIQLWISYNDTVDNQTRPRQRDKLIGCSYLDLSPLAREFRETQRIGGRYPVFKPGAAYLGGAFLRVHVTRKQTRQHRQDFIDDEGTIPDDFIANDRQKQRKQEIKEKQKEEEIKQREKEETERLQAIEEEKLRKEEEEKWKRRPVRVHVVVEQAMHIGCHTDTLNTFYVSYQTTEGIITSPSAAGCDRITWGFDHEAKVNRDVLENQNLIFKIWQQTSKEPNTANDRVLGFVSVDLCPLLAGFKLINGWYNIMDFSGQCQGQLKIGISPLESISPLKQPVNPTQQSTMMSPRPKTTSFQSSSQYTEFPSHLVQYPEQTIQCCDSKSTEPSIQEASHFEDHLKNVRQFHESLQQKLVDLGTREKSRSQHTPSLGVLGSDTSTSFMMNSKSFLRRSLRDNLEQLDIIQENLKKKLRRDQVQGRSHPEDYDDSEQHRSQGKNHKHRQSDLSRGQARSQITSNHIKEKNHVQDNYPELITSGFSHFENGQQNLGSTNFEHHDADEMNDRLVDGYKDDEPYGSMRSPDERVRSPQSLENKSDKNEAESCMSAPTTYPVPTGELINLDNEISNLNNPRTFERDSSSNIHYERLENIEDLLPARPPPSHWDPLEQKTDSDWDSGSDFEEVIPKPLNDISSQEFSNLIVPDKVDKHQFKNVDFDEDIQQQTSSFNQPSDLKNGGKTSKPEDVLRTAKSEEDVGNTCGQQRLDRDSSFIVLSTDSRSQQDITDLQSENQHINDQNVDRPQEISSNKNGCGEGEYGNDNETENIPEGLTDHQALENDHQALQSDQTLQSDHQELESDHQALKDAAGSVSGEENADDNDSVVITINSEEAAMQKDRFERKQETRASEPARQQPVLMPNFFLPPADLEASMRALRTAASVLPQQAVQPQNRQYSTSKAAAVNEVADRLHKPKDQKDPPRPKTRNRPPTAEEAKRIAKIFSAKFSTS; this is encoded by the exons ATGCAAGACTTGGCAAAGGTCAAAGTTGCAGAAATGAAAGGGTCACAACTGCTAGCTGTCCCCTCTCATAAAGCGCCTACAAAAATAACACCACCAGCTAAAACTGATGCGAAACATCAAAAGGACGATATCTCTGACTTAGAGAAGCCTTCAAATGAAATGAGTACTCAAAAAAAAGGTCATAGTTCAGTGGGTCGTGGTCAACCGAGTCGGATTCCGGTCTACCAAGGGCGTCATGTAAGGAATGACACTTGTGGGAGATTTCAGCAAAAGTCTGTAGACGAACATAATGAGATTTATGTAAAGAAACTACATTCTGGTGTTCAGAATCCAATGCAGCAGACACCAGCAAACACTCAACCAGAG CTGATGACGTTGCATTGTCTACTTCACATACCAACTGGGAGTGGCCTAACTTTACAGGGAATCGCACCATTAAATCATACCAAAGCACACCCAAAGCATAGCTCAGGCATTGGTATAACAG GTTTTGGTCGTGATAACGTTACGCGCAATACCTATCTGGTATGTCGAATGTTCTGGTCCGATGACGTTGTGAATTCTAATGTCTGTTGGGGAACTACTGAACCTGATTATGAATTTCTTCAA ATTGCACCTGTACTTGTTTCGCCATCATTGCTTGAAAGAACCAGAAATAACTTTATGATTGTTGAGGTTTGGGACAAGAAAACTTCTGCTGAAAATGACCAG CTTGTTGGAATAGTAAAATTGCCTCTTCATCAGTTTTATATGTCCTACAGAGATCCAAGAATATCAACAGCAATGCTAAAATCAAAG TTTCCAGTTGTGGCTGTTGATAGTTCTCTGCCAGTGGTTGACCCTTTCACTGGGGTCAAGTATGGGCAGCTAAAGGTTCTCCTATCGCTAGGGTCACAAGGCCAG ATATCTGAATTACAGCGGGTGAAACTAGACAAGGAATCAAATGTTCCTCTTCCAGATAGACCAGACCATTTTCTAGAAAG GGCTAATGTCTTAGGGACCGATGACTCCACTTCAGGAACACATATGATAG AACACACATTTGAAGTTATAGTTGAAGGCATACGAGGGTTCCCACAATTCCAAGATACTGTGTGGGGAGAAGCTGACTGCTTTGTTCAGTATCATTTTCCATCATTGCTCCAGCAGCCACACACCAGTCAGCTAATCAAACATG ccCCACCATCTCTGAAGCCTCATAGGACTGCTACAACACTATGCATACCAGAACCAATGTTTCATGATATCTGTAGGCACAGACTTGTGATACCAAGCAGCATACCAGTACAGAGAGAGCTACTTACAG CTTGTGCAGGTGTTGGTGGAGGAGCAGGAGGTATTCCTTTTGAAGTCTGGTGTCGATACTACTGTCCTAACATACGGGACCAAGTATTAGCTAAG GCTACCCTACCTCTTGCCAAGTTGTGTGCAATGGTCACCATGCAGAAAAGAGGCGAGACATCAGTACAGAGTTTCTCGCTACCGTTAAGACCACAGCTGGAATCAGATGAGAATGATAGTGAAAAAAGAGCAAAG cTTCACGATGCAGGCCTTTTGGATATTACTATTAACTACAAGACCAGCAACATTAAGACACCAGCTGAGCATGGCTTAAGCAAGCCAACTGGCTCTCAAGTCTGTATTTCTGTTGGTATTCTCAGGGCCTGTGGACTTAAG GCAGCAGCAAAGTCGGTTGCTAGGCATGATGCTGGGATGCAGTATCCTAGCGATGTTGGCGTCAACAGCTACGTTAAGGCTGTCATGTCATTTCTTTCAAACGAT gAGATAAGAGTAACTCAGAGTGTAGCCCGTAATTTTGCACCAGAGTTTGCTCATTACGTAGACTTCCCTTGCCCATTATGGTTTAGTGAGGAATCTGAAGCAGGTGGCATCAGCCTAGCTGAAGTGTTGGAGTCAGGTGACATAACATTCCAGGTGTGGCATCAAGTACCAGGATTCAAATCGG aTCTTGATGTGAAGTCACTTGATACAGATGTAAATAGACCAGTAACAGCTAGAAGACTGTTCTCAAGTTCTGGTGACATTTTGCTTGGGAGCTCTACAATTCCCCTGAAACGACTACTAACCAGTAAAACTG GAGTAAAGGGCTGGTATCCTCTGTACATACCACCACTAGGCTGGGACAATGCATCAGAAGCTATCCAATCATTGCAGCACCAGGAGCAATATGCTCCTAAAAGTGCCTCGCAATCTCCTAATGATAGAGTAGGTGGAGGCCTAGAGGTTTTGATCAGTCTAGCCCACCAGCATGATCAAGAAAAGGTGATCCATGCTGCTCGTAGCCTAGGCTGGGCTCCTGATGATTCAATGCAGGATATGGAAGGGTGGCCTAAACAAG ATGATcacatgatgatgacatcacaaaTTGACATCAACGTAGATGTCGCGGTGTTCCCTGTGATATGTGCTTTGCGTGCAGGCCAGACACAAATAGACAAACATGCCAAGGCCTATATTAGATACAAGTTCTATGATAAAG CTGCTGTGTTAGCAACTTTGAGTTACCTTGATGATGAAGATGGTGAGAGTCTACAAGCAGACATGCAGCATAGTCACAGGTTCAGGTGTCACTCAACAGAACCCTTTATATG GTATTTAAAAGAAGAGCGTCTAGAAATTCAGTTGTGGATTAGTTACAATGATACAGTGGATAATCAGACTCGACCTAGACAACGAGACAAGCTGATTGGTTGTTCTTACCTTGACCTTTCACCTCTTGCAAGAGAATTCAGAGAGACTCAAAGAATTGG tggAAGGTATCCCGTATTCAAACCAGGAGCTGCTTACCTTGGGGGCGCTTTCCTTAGAGTACATGTCACAAGAAAACAGACGAGACAGCATAGGCAAGATTTCATa GACGATGAAGGAACTATACCAGATGACTTTATTGCCAACGACCGACAAAAACAACGCAAACAAGAAATCAAAGAGAAACAAAAAGAAGAGGAAATCAAGCAAAGGGAGAAAGAAGAAACAGAAAGACTACAAGCAATTGAAGAGGAGAAACTAAGGAAAGAGGAGGAAGAGAAATGGAAAAGACGACCAGTACGTGTTCATGTTGTGGTTGAACAGGCCATGCATATTGGCTGCCATACTGATAC GTTGAATACTTTCTATGTATCATATCAAACAACAGAAGGCATAATCACATCACCCTCAGCAGCTGGATGCGACAGGATTACGTGGGGCTTTGATCATGAAGCCAAAGTCAACAGAGATGTTCTCGAAAATCAG aatttaatatttaaaatttggcAACAAACATCTAAAGAGCCGAACACAGCTAATGACCGTGTGTTAGGATTTGTATCCGTTGACCTTTGCCCTTTGCTAGCTGGTTTTAAATTGATCAATGGTTGGTACAATATCATGGATTTCAGTGGACAATGTCAGGGTCAACTCAAG attGGTATTTCACCGCTGGAGAGCATTTCTCCACTGAAGCAACCTGTAAACCCAACACAACAAAGTACCATGATGTCACCAAGGCCAAAAACCACCAGCTTCCAATCCAGCAGCCAATACACTGAGTTTCCAAGCCATTTAGTACAATACCCTGAGCAGACAATACAATGTTGTGACTCAAAATCGACAGAACCGTCGATCCAGGAAGCCTCGCACTTCGAGGATCATCTCAAGAATGTACGGCAATTTCATGAGTCACTCCAGCAGAAATTAGTTGATTTGGGCACCAGAGAAAAAAGTAGAAGTCAACATACTCCCTCTCTTGGAGTTCTAGGGTCTGATACATCGACATCTTTTATGATGAATTCAAAATCATTTTTGAGACGCAGTCTTCG GGATAACTTAGAACAACTTGatataattcaagagaatttaaagaaaaagctCAGGAGAGATCAGGTACAAGGAAGAAGTCATCCAGAAGATTATGATGATTCTGAACAACATCGGTCACAAGGAAAGAATCATAAACACAGGCAGTCTGATCTAAGTAGAGGTCAGGCCAGAAGTCAAATAACATCCAATCATATTAAAGAAAAGAATCATGTACAAGATAATTATCCTGAACTGATAACATCAGGATTTTCTCACTTTGAAAATGGGCAACAGAATCTAGGCAGCACAAACTTTGAACATCATGATGCTGATGAAATGAATGATAGATTGGTAGACGGTTACAAAGATGATGAGCCATACGGTTCAATGAGATCTCCAGATGAACGAGTGAGATCTCCACAATCTCTGGAAAACAAATCAGATAAGAATGAGGCAGAAAGTTGCATGAGTGCTCCAACCACTTATCCTGTCCCAACAGGAGAGTTAATTAACTTAGATAATGAAATTAGCAACCTTAATAATCCAAGGACGTTTGAAAGGGATTCATCTTCTAATATACATTATGAAAGGCTGGAAAACATTGAAGACTTGTTGCCTGCTAGGCCACCACCCAGTCATTGGGATCCACTAGAACAGAAGACTGATAGTGATTGGGACAGTGGCAGTGATTTTGAGGAAGTGATCCCAAAGCCTCTTAATGATATCTCTTCCCAAGAATTCAGTAATTTAATAGTTCCTGATAAGGTTGACAAACACCAATTTAAAAATGTGGATTTTGATGAAGATATTCAACAGCAAACATCAAGTTTCAATCAGCCTTCAGATTTAAAAAATGGCGGTAAAACCAGTAAGCCAGAAGATGTTTTACGAACGGCTAAGAGTGAGGAAGATGTAGGAAATACTTGTGGTCAGCAGCGGCTTGACCGTGACTCGAGCTTCATTGTATTGAGTACAGACTCAAGAAGCCAGCAAGACATCACTGACTTGCAATCTGAGAATCAACACATTAATGATCAAAATGTTGATAGACCACAAGAAATTAGTTCAAATAAAAATGGTTGTGGTGAAGGGGAATATGGTAACGATAATGAAACAGAAAATATTCCGGAAGGTCTAACAGACCACCAAGCATTGGAGAATGACCACCAAGCATTGCAGAGTGACCAAACATTGCAGAGTGACCACCAAGAATTGGAGAGTGACCACCAAGCCTTAAAAGATGCTGCTGGAAGTGTAAGCGGTGAGGAAAATGCTGATGATAATGATTCGGTTGTCATAACGATAAACTCAGAAGAAGCTGCCATGCAAAAAGATCGGTTTGAAAGAAAACAAGAAACGAGAGCTAGTGAACCGGCACG ACAACAACCTGTCCTCATGCCCAACTTCTTTCTGCCACCTGCTGATCTGGAAGCCTCGATGAGAGCTTTAAGAACAGCAGCATCAGTACTGCCACAACAAGCTGTACAG CCTCAGAATCGGCAGTATTCAACATCAAAGGCTGCAGCTGTCAATGAGGTTGCTGATAGGTTGCACAAGCCAAAAGATCAAAAAGATCCACCAAGACCAAAGACTCGAAACAGACCTCCAACAGCTGAAGAAGCAAAGAGAATAGCTAAAATATTCTCTGCTAAATTCTCAACCTCTTGA
- the LOC140050366 gene encoding C2 domain-containing protein 3-like — MIQAELDSWKNPAMLASQPLRRSDELLHVLESDTRHQLPASVRGHEIMDPFRVDTHDSTEFNDLETRTVELVLGDAVPNNKLKLLQKFQDDVDAVSVSSNSDADGGMMSELEDPIHDDTILKELFYKNVESSSDSLSDILSSEDEKLNQSNNRSISIDDPGNIRPPSRKSSRVSSRQGSHSSQPDTGRELGHRLQNRDDVSDDDVHSLSARSEGSRVSFDDVIEDEVKGHGFNVVEGLSIERLTLLGRVNVARVNIDHMILENISSEAPTPSRTPKSRKLKSRPPRPVQKRKRTYLVEYKFPVVATSRDGGSKVTTATEVMRLASKKVQESNVTFTHRSVFPVRFDETAVNRWWQHLLVFKIFTRTAGQKTPDLLGVASVSLRSVLESSGLGIQVEIPVKDKKDRGRWSGSDSDKLNEDGDKIVAHLQV; from the exons ATGATTCAAGCGGAACTTGATTCATGGAAAAATCCTGCAATGCTCGCATCTCAACCTCT acgTAGATCTGATGAGTTACTACACGTTTTAGAAAGTGATACAAGACATCAATTACCTGCTAGTGTCAGAGGTCATGAGATCATGGACCCTTTCAGGGTTGATACCCATGATTCCACTGAGTTCAATGACCTTGAAACTAGGACAGTAGAGCTTGTATTAGGGGATGCAGTTCCTAacaataagttaaaactgcttCAAAAATTCCAG GATGATGTAGATGCAGTTAGTGTGTCATCTAACAGTGATGCTGATGGTGGTATGATGAGTGAGTTAGAAGATCCGATTCATGATGACACCATACTGAAAGAGTTATTCTACAAAAATGTT GAAAGCAGTAGCGATAGTTTAAGTGACATTCTCAGCAGTGAAGATGAAAAACTAAACCAAAGCAATAATCGATCAATATCAATAGATGATCCTGGTAATATT CGCCCTCCATCAAGAAAATCTTCAAGAGTTAGTAGTCGACAGGGAAGTCACTCATCCCAACCAGACACCGGTAGAGAACTAGGTCATAGGTTACAGAATCGTGATGATGTCAGTGATGATGATGTACACAGTCTGTCAGCAAGGAGTGAAGGATCCAGAGTGTcttttgatgatgtcattgaAGACGAAGTGAAAGGTCATG GTTTCAATGTCGTAGAAGGACTGAGCATTGAACGATTGACCTTGCTTGGAAGGGTCAATGTTGCAAGGGTCAATATAGATCACATGATACTAGAAAACATATCTTCTGAAGCACCCACCCCTTCAAGAACCCCTAAGAGTCGTAAACTTAAAAGCCGACCACCTAGACCAGTGCAGAAACGCAAAAG AACGTACTTGGTCGAGTATAAATTTCCTGTAGTAGCTACTTCTCGAGATggagggtcaaaggtcacaacAGCTACAGAGGTTATGCGTTTGGCTTCAAAGAAAGTGCAAGAATCCA atgtgacTTTCACACACCGGTCCGTCTTCCCCGTAAGATTTGATGAAACAGCTGTCAACAGATGGTGGCAGCATTTACTCgtctttaaaatatttacaagaACAGCTGGGCAAAAAACA CCTGACCTATTGGGAGTTGCAAGTGTTTCGTTGCGGTCTGTCTTGGAGTCATCTGGGCTTGGCATTCAGGTTGAGATACCTGTTAAGGACAAGAAAGATAGAGGGCGGTGGTCTGGCTCCGACAGTGACAAGCTGAATGAGGACGGCGACAAAATTGTCGCTCATTTACAGGTATAG
- the LOC140050367 gene encoding uncharacterized protein codes for MNTFYKGYTQGYLLKALIIQNRVNIQLTEKMEDALITLQCLTLLVVLLNTFVLAMVLKKLTIKATPGPAISAKVTTTTGEIQPIEAGDIGSQHQQVTDNRSETVEDNPKKQLFQFLTRPTVLTNLQHKENAEDLKSSKQQDYLKICEEEGTYDDTYENDMLPSTKDNKHAKPRPVFDSKYKPAKPNFPAKPNFPVKPTKGVQRSQSAISSLASTKSEFVSRMLNAKHTGGSLTKLNKICENASESLVPPKMPLSPGIKKATPFAKVPVQLSESYYVIEEPENEYAYAYIDTSFTSSKR; via the exons ATGAATACCTTTTATAAAGGTTACACACAGGGCTATCTATTAAAAGCATTAATTATCCAGAACAGAG tgaATATCCAGTTGACTGAAAAAATGGAAGATGCATTAATCACACTACAATGTCTTACTTTGTTGGTTGTCTTGCTCAACACGTTTGTACTAGCTATGGTGCTTAAGAAGCTGACCATCAAAGCTACACCAGGGCCAGCAATAAGTGCCAAAGTAACCACCACTACTGGTGAGATACAGCCAATAGAAGCTGGTGATATTGGTTCACAACATCAACAAGTCACTGACAATCGTTCAGAAACGGTTGAGGACAATCCGAAAAAACAGcttttccaatttttaacacgTCCAACTGTTTTAACAAATTTACAACATAAAGAAAACGCTGAAGACCTTAAGAGCTCTAAACAACAGGATTATCTGAAAATCTGCGAGGAAGAAGGCACATACGACGACACGTACGAGAATGATATGCTACCGTCTACGAAAGACAACAAACATGCTAAACCAAGACCAGTCTTTGACAGCAAGTATAAACCTGCAAAACCGAATTTCCCGGCAAAACCGAATTTCCCGGTAAAACCGACGAAAGGAGTGCAAAGATCACAGTCAGCAATCAGCTCATTAGCTTCTACCAAATCAGAGTTTGTTAGTAGGATGCTGAATGCCAAACACACAGGAGGATCGCTGACCAAGCTCAACAAAATTTGTGAAAACGCATCAGAGTCCTTAGTGCCCCCTAAAATGCCGCTCTCCCCCGGAATAAAAAAGGCTACTCCTTTTGCCAAAGTGCCAGTCCAACTGTCAGAAAGCTATTATGTTATTGAAGAACCAGAAAATGAATATGCCTACGCCTATATTGACACTAGTTTCACTTCCTCCAAACgataa
- the LOC140049913 gene encoding C2 domain-containing protein 3-like: MGTAVFEVLRGQTMTLMGKAQINEIGHLAPTRPINGLFNVFSNKNAEKIAELQISLVFEPLPVSYESSSSMPTTDMSMLPRESDRSGNVSSASRRDDALKQQPISYQHSVASTNDPSPRSKIKEPRTNIR, translated from the exons ATGGGAACAGCTGTGTTTGAGGTATTACGTGGGCAAACTATGACATTGATGGGTAAAgcacaaataaatgaaattggaCATCTGGCACCTACAAGACCAATTAATGG ATTGTTTAATGTGTTTTCTAATAAGAATGCAGAGAAGATTGCTGAGCTCCAGATCAGCCTTGTTTTTGAGCCACTTCCAG ttTCATATGAAAGTTCCAGCTCAATGCCCACTACCGACATGAGTATGCTGCCTAGAGAAAGTGACAGGTCTGGAAATGTCAGCTCAGCGTCAAGAAGAGATGATGCTCTAAAACAACAACCGATCAGCTATCAGCATTCTGTCGCCTCCACCAATGATCCATCTCCAAGATCAAAGATAAAg GAACCTAGAACCAACATTCGC